From Cinclus cinclus chromosome 2, bCinCin1.1, whole genome shotgun sequence, one genomic window encodes:
- the ZC3H13 gene encoding zinc finger CCCH domain-containing protein 13 isoform X5 encodes MSKIRRKVTVENTKTISDSTSRRPSVFERLGPSTGSTAETQCRNWLKTGNCLYGNTCRFVHGPSPRGKGYSSSYRRSPERPTGDLRERMKNKRQDVEAEPQKRSTEESSSPVRKESSRGRHREKEDIKITKERTPESEEENGDWETNREDSDNGDVNYDYDHELSLEMKRQKIQRELMKLEQENMEKREEIVIKKEISPEVVRSKLSPSPLPRKSSKSPKRRSSPKSSSSASKKDKKASTVSSPLLEQQRSSKSNQSKKKGPRTPSPPPPVQEETPLGKKHKEKHKAKERSEEKAREVKERGRDFERHKEKKEKQRSASPSGQHHSPISSRHHSSSSQSGSSVQRHSPSPHRKRTPSPSYQRTASPPARRSSSPYPPHSSSPPQRKRSPSRHRSPGRDKGRHDRDRTSQSHDRRHERRDETRGKREKERETRDDRDYDQEQSTSRDHRDDRESRDGRDRRDTRDTRDRREPRESRDTRDSRDTRDYGRDTKDSRDQRDSRSTRDSHDYRDRESRDAHKKDDQYQDDLRSYGRSHGREESSRAETRNDSRSDSRNESRSDRTGRSRGRGPELSDKGSRGTRGSQVDGHSSSGNYHDSWESRSSYADRDRYDSRDQARDSSFERRHGERDRRDNRERDQRASSPVRHQGRSDDLERDERREERRVDRSDDRRDDRARERERERERDRERERERDREREREKERELERDRARERERDRERDKDRDRERDRDRDHDREREREREREKEREREREERERERERERDRERERERERGRDRDKERDRQRDWDDKEKGREDRRDKREDTREERGSRDVHEERKSKKRHRNESSPSPRQSPKRRRDHSPDSDAYNSGDDKNEKHRLLSQVVRPQESRSLSPSHVTEERQSRWKEEERKSDRKESSRRYEEPEFKERVSSADKQREQPDASEGSRSRVQENVGHHPSEERDASDRMHDDSKKKSKIQKKATKKKKDDDSGVERYTNEPATEESQVFSPKKGQKRKNVEKKRKRSKGDSEVSDEEIVPHHKKKKGPRTPPVTKEELVEAPPEKAVAEVPTKREDTTFSDWSDEDVPERGDIVVPERTTEDSHRKSHRARGEKVEVPHVTIEDGPHRKPVDQKRSSSLGSNRSHASSRLRSPSNDSAHRSGDDQTGRKRILHSSSRDRDRDRDREKKSLEITERKSRIDQLKRGEPSRSTSSDRQDSRSHSSRRSSPESDRQVHSRSGSFDSRERLQERDRHEHDRERERDRREGRQRDWDRDVDKDWPRSRERERLRERERDREKRRELERERERQLPDTAERERERERTLDVSSQKESAKHGETKLDRDHEKDFDGICRDSATSEKEKTDKDLGPLQGFEDGNEAEKVEGLEGEDETKTTDVQSLGSGAGEYEPISDDELDEILAGDAEKREDQQEDEKMPDPVDVIDVDWSSLMPKQPKEPREPGAALLKFTPGAVMLRVGISKRLAGPELFTKIKETCQRVLEKPKDAENLFEHELGALNMAALRRKEERAGLLSNLGPCCKALCFRRDSAIRKQLMKNEKGATKQTYTNSAAMDSDLLRLSLRLFKRKTVCQVPGQEKTEDSKIPQPALQQEVCVT; translated from the exons AAAGAGTCTTCACGAGGAAGACATAGAGAAAAGGAGGATATCAAAATTACAAAGGAGCGAACACCAGAAAGTGAAGAGGAAAATGGGGATTGGGAAACAAATAGAGAAG acTCTGATAATGGAGATGTTAATTATGATTATGATCATGAGCTGTCTTTGGAAATGAAGCGCCAAAAGATTCAGAGAGAACTCATGAAATTGGAACAGGAAAACATGGAGAAACGAGAGgaaatagtaattaaaaaagaG ATTTCTCCAGAGGTGGTTAGATCTAAATTATCACCATCACCATTACCACGAAAGTCTAGCAAATCTCCAAAACGAAGATCCAGTCCCAAATCATCATCTTCAGCTAGTAAGAAAGACAAGAAAGCATCTACTGTCTCTTCACCGCTTTTGGAGCAGCAAAG GAGTTCTAAAAGTAACCAGAGTAAAAAGAAAGGTCCACGTACCCCTAGCCCTCCTCCTCCAGTACAAGAGGAAACTCccttggggaaaaaacacaaagaaaaacataaagcaaaagaacgttcagaagaaaaggcaagGGAGGTGAAAGAGAGAGGGCGTGACTTTGAAAGgcacaaggagaaaaaagagaagcagag GTCTGCTTCTCCATCAGGTCAGCATCATTCTCCCATATCCTCCAGACATCACTCCTCATCCTCACAGTCAGGCTCCTCTGTTCAAAGACATTCTCCTTCCCCACACCGCAAAAGAACTCCTTCTCCATCCTATCAAAGGACAGCTTCCCCGCCTGCGAGGCGATCATCTTCCCCCTATCCCCCTCACTCTTCCTCCCCACCTCAGAGGAAGCGAAGTCCTTCGAGACACCGATCTCCTGGAAGAGACAAGGGAAGACACGATCGTGATCGGACTTCACAGTCCCACGACAGGCGCCACGAAAGGCGGGATG AaacaagagggaaaagagaaaaagaaagagaaacaagagaTGATCGTGATTATGACCAAGAGCAGAGTACCTCCAGGGACCATAGGGATGACAGAGAGTCACGTGATGGAAGAGATCGGAGGGACACAAGAGACACCAGAGATCGGAGGGAGCCACGGGAATCCAGAGATACTCGAGACTCCAGAGACACCCGGGATTATGGCAGGGATACCAAAGACAGTCGTGACCAGAGAGACTCGCGCTCCACGCGAGACTCCCATGActacagagacagagagagtCGTGATGCCCATAAAAAGGATGACCAGTATCAAGACGACTTGCGCAGCTATGGAAGATCCCATGGCAGAGAGGAGAGCTCTCGTGCTGAAACAAGGAATGACTCCAGAAGTGACTCCAGAAATGAGAGCAGAAGTGATAGAACTGGCAGAAGTCGAGGCAGAGGTCCAGAATTGTCTGACAAAG GAAGTCGGGGGACTCGAGGATCCCAGGTTGATGGTCACAGCAGTAGTGGAAACTACCATGACAGCTGGGAATCGAGGAGTAGCTACGCCGATCGGGACCGCTATGACAGTCGGGATCAAGCAAGGGATTCCTCCTTTGAAAGAAGACATGGTGAACGGGATAGGCGTGACAACAGAGAAAGAG ATCAGAGAGCAAGCTCACCAGTACGACACCAAGGACGGAGTGATGATCTCGAGCGGGATGAGAGGAGGGAGGAGCGAAGGGTGGATCGGTCTGATGACAGGAGAGATGACAGGGCCCGGGAGAGAGAGcgggaaagggagagggaccgagagagagaaagagaaagagaccgggaaagagagagggagaaagagagggagTTGGAACGAGATCGTGCTCGGGAACGGGAGAGGGACAGAGAgcgggacaaggacagggaccgTGAACGGGACCGAGACAGAGACCATGACAGGGAGAGGGAAcgagagagggagagggagaaggagcgGGAGCGAGAGCGGGAGGAACGAGAAAGGGAGCGAGAACGAGAGAGAGATCGGGAGCGGGAGCGCGAAAGGGAGAGAGGTCGAGACAGAGACAAAGAAAGAGACCGCCAGAGAGACTGGGatgacaaagaaaaaggaagggaagacCGCAGGGATAAGAGAGAAGATACTCGAGAAGAAAGAGGCTCAAGAGATGTCcatgaggaaagaaaatccaa GAAGCGTcatagaaatgaaagcagtccaagtccccgTCAGTCACCCAAACGTCGCCGTGATCATTCTCCTGATAGTGATGCTTACAACAGTGGAGATGACAAAA aCGAAAAGCACAGACTCCTGAGCCAGGTTGTGCGGCCGCAGGAATCCCGGTCACTGAGCCCCTCTCACGTAACGGAGGAGCGGCAGAGCCGCTGGAAAGAAGAAGAGCGAAAATCGGACAGAAAGGAAAGTTCCCGGCGCTATGAAGAGCCAGAGTTTAAAGAGAGGGTTTCTTCAGCAGATAAGCAGAGAGAGCAGCCGGATGCTTCAGAAGGTTCCCGATCCAGAGTTCAGGAAAATGTTGGACACCATCCTTCTGAAGAAAGAGATGCTTCTGATAGAATGCATGATGACAGCAAAAAGAAATCTAAGATACAGAAAAAGGCCAcgaagaagaagaaagatgaTGACAGTGGGGTGGAAAGGTACACTAATGAACCAGCAACTGAGGAAAGCCAGGTCTTTTCccctaagaaaggtcaaaaaaggaagaatgttGAGAAAAAGCGGAAGAGATCCAAGGGTGATTCTGAAGTTTCTGACGAAGAAATTGTTCCAcatcataaaaagaaaaaaggtccAAGAACCCCTCCTGTAACTAAAGAAGAATTGGTTGAAGCACCACCTGAGAAAGCAGTGGCAGAAGTCCCCACAAAAAGAGAAGATACAACATTTAGTGACTGGTCAGATGAAGATGTTCCTGAACGTGGTGATATTGTTGTTCCAGAAAGAACCACTGAGGATTCCCATAGAAAAAGTCACAGAGCAAGGGGAGAAAAGGTGGAAGTGCCTCACGTTACTATAGAGGATGGACCACACCGTAAGCCTGTGGACCAGAAGCGCAGCAGCAGCCTCGGTAGCAATCGGAGCCATGCCTCCAGCAGGCTTAGATCCCCCTCCAATGACTCAGCACATCGCAGTGGAGATGATCAGACTGGACGGAAGAGGATCCTGCACAGTagctccagggacagggatagggacagggacagggagaagaaaagcttAGAAATCACTGAAAGGAAGTCCCGAATTGATCAGTTGAAACGAGGGGAACCCAGTCGCAGCACATCTTCAG ATCGTCAAGATTCAAGAAGCCACAGTTCAAGACGAAGTTCCCCTGAGTCAGATCGTCAGGTTCATTCCAGATCTGGGTCCTTCGACAGCAGGGAAAGGCTTCAGGAGCGAGATCGACATGAACATGATCGAGAACGAGAGAGAgacaggagagaggggagaCAGAGAGACTGGGACCGAGATGTGGACAAAGACTGGCCAAGGAGCCGGGAGCGAGAGAGGCTCAGGGAGcgagagagggacagggagaaaAGACGGGaactggagagagagagagagcgacAGCTGCCTGATActgctgagagagagagagagagagagagaacccTTGACGTCTCCTCTCAAAAGGAATCAGCAAAGCACGGTGAAACAAAACTGGACAGAGATCATGAAAAAGACTTTGATGGTATTTGCCGGGACTCAGCAacttcagagaaggaaaaaacagacaaaGATTTAGGACCTTTACAAGGCTTTGAAGATGGAAATGAGGCCGAAAAGGTAGAAGGTTTAGAAG GAGAGGATGAAACAAAGACTACTGATGTGCAGTCACTGGGGTCTGGTGCTGGAGAATACGAGCCGATCAGTGATGATGAACTGGATGAAATTCTGGCAGGTGATGCTGAAAAGCGTGAGGATCAACAGGAGGATGAGAAGATGCCTG ATCCAGTGGATGTTATAGATGTAGACTGGTCCAGTCTTATGCCAAAGCAGCCAAAAGAACCACGTGAGCCTGGGGCTGCACTCCTAAAATTCACACCAGGTGCTGTCATGTTGAGAGTTGGCATTTCCAAGCGATTGGCAGGACCAGAGCTCTTCACCAAAATAAAAGAGACATGCCAGAGAGTGTTAGAAAAACCTAAAG ATGCAGAAAACCTTTTTGAACATGAGCTGGGAGCACTGAACATGGCAGCACTTCGGCGAAAAGAAGAGAGAGCAGGTCTTCTCAGCAATTTGGGTCCTTGTTGCAAAGCGCTGTGCTTCCGCAGGGATTCTGCAATTCGTAAGCAGCTCATGAagaatgaaaag ggtgcaacaaaacaaacttaTACAAATTCCGCAGCAATGGACAGCGACTTGTTACGGTTGAGTCTACGGTTATTCAAACGAAAGACTGTGTGCCAAGTTCCTGGGCAGGAAAAGACAGAGGACAGCAAAATTCCACAGCCAGCTCTCCAGCAGGAAGTGTGTGTGACTTGA
- the ZC3H13 gene encoding zinc finger CCCH domain-containing protein 13 isoform X3, with the protein MSKIRRKVTVENTKTISDSTSRRPSVFERLGPSTGSTAETQCRNWLKTGNCLYGNTCRFVHGPSPRGKGYSSSYRRSPERPTGDLRERMKNKRQDVEAEPQKRSTEESSSPVRKESSRGRHREKEDIKITKERTPESEEENGDWETNREDSDNGDVNYDYDHELSLEMKRQKIQRELMKLEQENMEKREEIVIKKEISPEVVRSKLSPSPLPRKSSKSPKRRSSPKSSSSASKKDKKASTVSSPLLEQQRDPSESSRRQKRSPSPADHSGSNSSPSREYSPPAARRRQTSRAPAKSTTHKHNFSPSRRSASPSGQHHSPISSRHHSSSSQSGSSVQRHSPSPHRKRTPSPSYQRTASPPARRSSSPYPPHSSSPPQRKRSPSRHRSPGRDKGRHDRDRTSQSHDRRHERRDETRGKREKERETRDDRDYDQEQSTSRDHRDDRESRDGRDRRDTRDTRDRREPRESRDTRDSRDTRDYGRDTKDSRDQRDSRSTRDSHDYRDRESRDAHKKDDQYQDDLRSYGRSHGREESSRAETRNDSRSDSRNESRSDRTGRSRGRGPELSDKGSRGTRGSQVDGHSSSGNYHDSWESRSSYADRDRYDSRDQARDSSFERRHGERDRRDNRERDQRASSPVRHQGRSDDLERDERREERRVDRSDDRRDDRARERERERERDRERERERDREREREKERELERDRARERERDRERDKDRDRERDRDRDHDREREREREREKEREREREERERERERERDRERERERERGRDRDKERDRQRDWDDKEKGREDRRDKREDTREERGSRDVHEERKSKKRHRNESSPSPRQSPKRRRDHSPDSDAYNSGDDKNEKHRLLSQVVRPQESRSLSPSHVTEERQSRWKEEERKSDRKESSRRYEEPEFKERVSSADKQREQPDASEGSRSRVQENVGHHPSEERDASDRMHDDSKKKSKIQKKATKKKKDDDSGVERYTNEPATEESQVFSPKKGQKRKNVEKKRKRSKGDSEVSDEEIVPHHKKKKGPRTPPVTKEELVEAPPEKAVAEVPTKREDTTFSDWSDEDVPERGDIVVPERTTEDSHRKSHRARGEKVEVPHVTIEDGPHRKPVDQKRSSSLGSNRSHASSRLRSPSNDSAHRSGDDQTGRKRILHSSSRDRDRDRDREKKSLEITERKSRIDQLKRGEPSRSTSSDRQDSRSHSSRRSSPESDRQVHSRSGSFDSRERLQERDRHEHDRERERDRREGRQRDWDRDVDKDWPRSRERERLRERERDREKRRELERERERQLPDTAERERERERTLDVSSQKESAKHGETKLDRDHEKDFDGICRDSATSEKEKTDKDLGPLQGFEDGNEAEKVEGLEGGEDETKTTDVQSLGSGAGEYEPISDDELDEILAGDAEKREDQQEDEKMPGKNPVDVIDVDWSSLMPKQPKEPREPGAALLKFTPGAVMLRVGISKRLAGPELFTKIKETCQRVLEKPKDAENLFEHELGALNMAALRRKEERAGLLSNLGPCCKALCFRRDSAIRKQLMKNEKGATKQTYTNSAAMDSDLLRLSLRLFKRKTVCQVPGQEKTEDSKIPQPALQQEVCVT; encoded by the exons AAAGAGTCTTCACGAGGAAGACATAGAGAAAAGGAGGATATCAAAATTACAAAGGAGCGAACACCAGAAAGTGAAGAGGAAAATGGGGATTGGGAAACAAATAGAGAAG acTCTGATAATGGAGATGTTAATTATGATTATGATCATGAGCTGTCTTTGGAAATGAAGCGCCAAAAGATTCAGAGAGAACTCATGAAATTGGAACAGGAAAACATGGAGAAACGAGAGgaaatagtaattaaaaaagaG ATTTCTCCAGAGGTGGTTAGATCTAAATTATCACCATCACCATTACCACGAAAGTCTAGCAAATCTCCAAAACGAAGATCCAGTCCCAAATCATCATCTTCAGCTAGTAAGAAAGACAAGAAAGCATCTACTGTCTCTTCACCGCTTTTGGAGCAGCAAAG GGATCCATCGGAAAGCTCCCGTAGACAGAAACGCTCTCCTAGTCCTGCAGATCACTCTGGCAGTAATTCTTCCCCTTCCAGGGAGTACTCACCACCTGCTGCAAGGCGAAGGCAAACCTCCCGAGCTCCAGCCAAGTCAACCACTCACAAACATAACTTCTCACCTTCTCGCAG GTCTGCTTCTCCATCAGGTCAGCATCATTCTCCCATATCCTCCAGACATCACTCCTCATCCTCACAGTCAGGCTCCTCTGTTCAAAGACATTCTCCTTCCCCACACCGCAAAAGAACTCCTTCTCCATCCTATCAAAGGACAGCTTCCCCGCCTGCGAGGCGATCATCTTCCCCCTATCCCCCTCACTCTTCCTCCCCACCTCAGAGGAAGCGAAGTCCTTCGAGACACCGATCTCCTGGAAGAGACAAGGGAAGACACGATCGTGATCGGACTTCACAGTCCCACGACAGGCGCCACGAAAGGCGGGATG AaacaagagggaaaagagaaaaagaaagagaaacaagagaTGATCGTGATTATGACCAAGAGCAGAGTACCTCCAGGGACCATAGGGATGACAGAGAGTCACGTGATGGAAGAGATCGGAGGGACACAAGAGACACCAGAGATCGGAGGGAGCCACGGGAATCCAGAGATACTCGAGACTCCAGAGACACCCGGGATTATGGCAGGGATACCAAAGACAGTCGTGACCAGAGAGACTCGCGCTCCACGCGAGACTCCCATGActacagagacagagagagtCGTGATGCCCATAAAAAGGATGACCAGTATCAAGACGACTTGCGCAGCTATGGAAGATCCCATGGCAGAGAGGAGAGCTCTCGTGCTGAAACAAGGAATGACTCCAGAAGTGACTCCAGAAATGAGAGCAGAAGTGATAGAACTGGCAGAAGTCGAGGCAGAGGTCCAGAATTGTCTGACAAAG GAAGTCGGGGGACTCGAGGATCCCAGGTTGATGGTCACAGCAGTAGTGGAAACTACCATGACAGCTGGGAATCGAGGAGTAGCTACGCCGATCGGGACCGCTATGACAGTCGGGATCAAGCAAGGGATTCCTCCTTTGAAAGAAGACATGGTGAACGGGATAGGCGTGACAACAGAGAAAGAG ATCAGAGAGCAAGCTCACCAGTACGACACCAAGGACGGAGTGATGATCTCGAGCGGGATGAGAGGAGGGAGGAGCGAAGGGTGGATCGGTCTGATGACAGGAGAGATGACAGGGCCCGGGAGAGAGAGcgggaaagggagagggaccgagagagagaaagagaaagagaccgggaaagagagagggagaaagagagggagTTGGAACGAGATCGTGCTCGGGAACGGGAGAGGGACAGAGAgcgggacaaggacagggaccgTGAACGGGACCGAGACAGAGACCATGACAGGGAGAGGGAAcgagagagggagagggagaaggagcgGGAGCGAGAGCGGGAGGAACGAGAAAGGGAGCGAGAACGAGAGAGAGATCGGGAGCGGGAGCGCGAAAGGGAGAGAGGTCGAGACAGAGACAAAGAAAGAGACCGCCAGAGAGACTGGGatgacaaagaaaaaggaagggaagacCGCAGGGATAAGAGAGAAGATACTCGAGAAGAAAGAGGCTCAAGAGATGTCcatgaggaaagaaaatccaa GAAGCGTcatagaaatgaaagcagtccaagtccccgTCAGTCACCCAAACGTCGCCGTGATCATTCTCCTGATAGTGATGCTTACAACAGTGGAGATGACAAAA aCGAAAAGCACAGACTCCTGAGCCAGGTTGTGCGGCCGCAGGAATCCCGGTCACTGAGCCCCTCTCACGTAACGGAGGAGCGGCAGAGCCGCTGGAAAGAAGAAGAGCGAAAATCGGACAGAAAGGAAAGTTCCCGGCGCTATGAAGAGCCAGAGTTTAAAGAGAGGGTTTCTTCAGCAGATAAGCAGAGAGAGCAGCCGGATGCTTCAGAAGGTTCCCGATCCAGAGTTCAGGAAAATGTTGGACACCATCCTTCTGAAGAAAGAGATGCTTCTGATAGAATGCATGATGACAGCAAAAAGAAATCTAAGATACAGAAAAAGGCCAcgaagaagaagaaagatgaTGACAGTGGGGTGGAAAGGTACACTAATGAACCAGCAACTGAGGAAAGCCAGGTCTTTTCccctaagaaaggtcaaaaaaggaagaatgttGAGAAAAAGCGGAAGAGATCCAAGGGTGATTCTGAAGTTTCTGACGAAGAAATTGTTCCAcatcataaaaagaaaaaaggtccAAGAACCCCTCCTGTAACTAAAGAAGAATTGGTTGAAGCACCACCTGAGAAAGCAGTGGCAGAAGTCCCCACAAAAAGAGAAGATACAACATTTAGTGACTGGTCAGATGAAGATGTTCCTGAACGTGGTGATATTGTTGTTCCAGAAAGAACCACTGAGGATTCCCATAGAAAAAGTCACAGAGCAAGGGGAGAAAAGGTGGAAGTGCCTCACGTTACTATAGAGGATGGACCACACCGTAAGCCTGTGGACCAGAAGCGCAGCAGCAGCCTCGGTAGCAATCGGAGCCATGCCTCCAGCAGGCTTAGATCCCCCTCCAATGACTCAGCACATCGCAGTGGAGATGATCAGACTGGACGGAAGAGGATCCTGCACAGTagctccagggacagggatagggacagggacagggagaagaaaagcttAGAAATCACTGAAAGGAAGTCCCGAATTGATCAGTTGAAACGAGGGGAACCCAGTCGCAGCACATCTTCAG ATCGTCAAGATTCAAGAAGCCACAGTTCAAGACGAAGTTCCCCTGAGTCAGATCGTCAGGTTCATTCCAGATCTGGGTCCTTCGACAGCAGGGAAAGGCTTCAGGAGCGAGATCGACATGAACATGATCGAGAACGAGAGAGAgacaggagagaggggagaCAGAGAGACTGGGACCGAGATGTGGACAAAGACTGGCCAAGGAGCCGGGAGCGAGAGAGGCTCAGGGAGcgagagagggacagggagaaaAGACGGGaactggagagagagagagagcgacAGCTGCCTGATActgctgagagagagagagagagagagagaacccTTGACGTCTCCTCTCAAAAGGAATCAGCAAAGCACGGTGAAACAAAACTGGACAGAGATCATGAAAAAGACTTTGATGGTATTTGCCGGGACTCAGCAacttcagagaaggaaaaaacagacaaaGATTTAGGACCTTTACAAGGCTTTGAAGATGGAAATGAGGCCGAAAAGGTAGAAGGTTTAGAAG GAGGAGAGGATGAAACAAAGACTACTGATGTGCAGTCACTGGGGTCTGGTGCTGGAGAATACGAGCCGATCAGTGATGATGAACTGGATGAAATTCTGGCAGGTGATGCTGAAAAGCGTGAGGATCAACAGGAGGATGAGAAGATGCCTGGTAAAA ATCCAGTGGATGTTATAGATGTAGACTGGTCCAGTCTTATGCCAAAGCAGCCAAAAGAACCACGTGAGCCTGGGGCTGCACTCCTAAAATTCACACCAGGTGCTGTCATGTTGAGAGTTGGCATTTCCAAGCGATTGGCAGGACCAGAGCTCTTCACCAAAATAAAAGAGACATGCCAGAGAGTGTTAGAAAAACCTAAAG ATGCAGAAAACCTTTTTGAACATGAGCTGGGAGCACTGAACATGGCAGCACTTCGGCGAAAAGAAGAGAGAGCAGGTCTTCTCAGCAATTTGGGTCCTTGTTGCAAAGCGCTGTGCTTCCGCAGGGATTCTGCAATTCGTAAGCAGCTCATGAagaatgaaaag ggtgcaacaaaacaaacttaTACAAATTCCGCAGCAATGGACAGCGACTTGTTACGGTTGAGTCTACGGTTATTCAAACGAAAGACTGTGTGCCAAGTTCCTGGGCAGGAAAAGACAGAGGACAGCAAAATTCCACAGCCAGCTCTCCAGCAGGAAGTGTGTGTGACTTGA